Proteins found in one Deltaproteobacteria bacterium IMCC39524 genomic segment:
- the rpoZ gene encoding DNA-directed RNA polymerase subunit omega, which translates to MARITVEDCLKAIPNRFLLTMVATKRTKQLYKGAEPLIENKSNNRKIVLALREIAAGKVEFEIPTPK; encoded by the coding sequence ATGGCACGTATTACTGTTGAAGATTGTTTGAAGGCTATTCCTAACCGTTTTCTTTTGACCATGGTCGCAACCAAGCGGACCAAGCAGCTTTACAAGGGTGCAGAACCGTTGATCGAGAACAAGTCAAATAACCGTAAGATCGTTCTGGCACTCAGGGAAATTGCCGCGGGCAAGGTTGAGTTCGAAATCCCGACCCCGAAATAA
- the gmk gene encoding guanylate kinase produces the protein MTVPAPSPQSPAPKSRKGLLFVISAPSGAGKTSICRAILTLFPNLRQSISYTTRAMRSGEQEGRDYHFVSKETFEAMVAAGEFAEWAEVHGNCYGTALKTLTNASEAGADVLLDIDFQGADQLRNSSLDGVFLFILPPNMEELLSRLESRNTDDEETIARRMTNAIGEIAESVKFDYIVVNDILEQAVEKVRAIMLAETLRSDRVLKTLPEEFGLNLRQ, from the coding sequence ATGACTGTACCAGCCCCCAGCCCCCAATCCCCAGCCCCCAAATCACGAAAAGGCCTCCTTTTCGTGATTTCAGCACCTTCAGGTGCGGGCAAGACCTCAATCTGCAGGGCTATCCTGACCTTGTTCCCGAATCTTCGCCAGTCGATCTCCTACACGACCAGGGCGATGCGGTCAGGAGAGCAGGAGGGCAGGGACTACCACTTTGTCTCGAAAGAGACGTTTGAGGCGATGGTTGCGGCTGGCGAGTTTGCTGAATGGGCGGAGGTTCATGGCAACTGCTACGGGACTGCTCTCAAAACGCTGACAAACGCCAGCGAAGCAGGGGCCGACGTTTTGCTCGATATCGACTTCCAGGGAGCTGATCAACTCCGCAACAGCAGTCTTGATGGTGTTTTCCTTTTTATTCTGCCTCCTAACATGGAAGAATTGCTGAGTCGTCTGGAGTCGCGTAACACCGATGACGAAGAGACGATTGCACGACGCATGACCAATGCCATTGGTGAAATTGCCGAATCAGTCAAGTTTGATTATATTGTGGTGAATGATATCCTTGAGCAGGCTGTAGAGAAGGTCCGGGCGATTATGCTTGCTGAGACTTTGCGTTCTGATCGTGTTTTAAAGACCTTGCCTGAAGAATTTGGCTTAAACCTGAGGCAGTAA
- a CDS encoding YicC family protein gives MSLNSMTGYGKGESVCDGLTVTVELKSVNHRYADISVKMPRSLLALENSLRKRLAQALKRGKIDVYVNYELTGDSLAAPQLNVELATAYQKILNDMRQELGLAGETTAEYIANQKDVIQVKEAELDEKALQKCLFAALENGLEQLLAMRRAEGEETRLDLEARLQTAEVLLVKVVERAPLVPLEWQEKLTERLARLQQGLEMDPQRVAQEIAVFTDRCDISEEIARFKSHLVQFRALYEDKEPVGRRMDFLVQELNREVNTMGSKSNDAELTNSVVGMKSELEKIREQVQNME, from the coding sequence ATGTCACTAAACAGCATGACAGGTTACGGCAAAGGCGAGTCGGTGTGTGACGGTCTCACGGTCACAGTTGAGCTCAAGTCGGTGAATCATAGATACGCGGATATCTCTGTCAAGATGCCGCGCAGCTTGCTGGCGTTGGAGAATAGCTTGCGCAAGCGTCTTGCCCAGGCACTGAAGCGAGGCAAGATTGATGTTTATGTTAATTACGAGTTGACCGGTGATAGCCTGGCAGCACCGCAGCTGAATGTTGAGCTGGCGACTGCATACCAGAAAATCCTCAATGATATGCGCCAGGAGCTTGGCCTTGCTGGTGAAACTACAGCTGAATATATTGCCAATCAGAAGGATGTGATTCAGGTCAAAGAGGCTGAGCTTGATGAAAAGGCCTTGCAGAAGTGTCTCTTTGCCGCGCTCGAAAATGGTTTGGAGCAACTTCTTGCGATGCGTCGAGCGGAAGGGGAAGAGACACGACTGGATCTGGAAGCTCGCTTGCAAACAGCCGAGGTTTTACTGGTTAAGGTGGTGGAAAGAGCTCCTTTGGTGCCGCTCGAATGGCAGGAGAAGTTGACGGAACGCCTGGCACGTTTGCAACAGGGCCTTGAAATGGATCCTCAGCGTGTTGCCCAGGAAATTGCGGTGTTTACTGACCGCTGTGATATCAGCGAAGAGATTGCTCGTTTTAAGAGCCACCTGGTTCAGTTTCGTGCCCTTTACGAAGACAAAGAGCCTGTAGGTCGGCGTATGGATTTTCTGGTTCAGGAATTGAACCGTGAAGTCAACACCATGGGTTCAAAGTCGAATGATGCCGAGCTGACCAATTCAGTTGTCGGCATGAAATCCGAACTCGAAAAAATCCGCGAACAGGTTCAGAATATGGAGTAG
- the rfbC gene encoding dTDP-4-dehydrorhamnose 3,5-epimerase encodes MEVIQTTLAEVLLIKPRVFGDPRGFFFESFNKRDWLEATGVDCEFVQDNHSQSTKGVLRGLHYQLPPAAQGKLISVLAGEIFDVAVDIRHDSPTFGHWVGLRLSSENKMQMWVPEGFAHGFLVLSPVAEVHYKATNYYAPEQERSIAWNDASLAIEWPTSTDLSLSEKDLKAPLLSENDCLQVDWT; translated from the coding sequence ATTGAAGTTATACAGACAACCCTAGCCGAGGTTCTATTAATCAAGCCTCGCGTCTTTGGCGATCCACGAGGATTCTTTTTTGAATCTTTTAACAAACGTGATTGGCTTGAAGCAACGGGTGTTGACTGCGAGTTTGTCCAGGATAATCATTCTCAATCAACCAAAGGCGTCTTGCGCGGATTACATTATCAGTTGCCACCGGCAGCTCAGGGAAAGCTTATCAGTGTGCTTGCCGGCGAGATATTCGACGTCGCTGTCGATATTAGACATGATTCGCCGACCTTTGGTCATTGGGTAGGGCTCCGTTTGTCTTCTGAAAACAAAATGCAAATGTGGGTGCCTGAAGGCTTTGCACACGGGTTTTTGGTGCTGAGTCCTGTTGCTGAAGTTCATTACAAAGCGACCAATTATTATGCACCAGAGCAAGAAAGAAGCATTGCTTGGAATGATGCCTCGTTGGCGATAGAATGGCCGACAAGTACCGACCTTTCTCTTTCTGAGAAAGATTTAAAGGCACCATTGCTCTCTGAAAATGATTGTCTTCAGGTCGATTGGACTTAA
- the rfbA gene encoding glucose-1-phosphate thymidylyltransferase RfbA encodes MQGIKKGIVLAGGAGSRLYPLTLVASKQLQPVYDKPMIYYPLSTLMMAGIKDILIISTPEDTPRFEALLGDGSRWGVNLSYKVQPEPKGIAQAFLVGEEFIDNENVALILGDNIFYGHFRFDDIAHSFNGGAAVFGYPVHDPERYGVVEFDKEGKVLSIEEKPAQPKSHYAIPGLYLYDKNVVSVTKSLKLSARGELEITDVNKAYQEEGKLKVQKLGRGIAWLDTGTHESLLEASHFIGTLEARQGLKIACLEEIALHQGFINTQEMESVIATTPPSSYRSYLERVLREY; translated from the coding sequence ATGCAAGGCATTAAGAAAGGTATTGTCCTCGCTGGAGGCGCCGGTAGCCGTCTTTACCCGTTGACACTGGTCGCCAGCAAACAACTGCAGCCGGTCTATGACAAGCCGATGATCTATTACCCTTTGTCCACGCTTATGATGGCGGGGATTAAAGATATACTGATTATTTCGACGCCAGAGGATACCCCACGTTTTGAAGCCTTGCTGGGCGATGGCAGCCGCTGGGGTGTTAACCTGTCCTACAAGGTGCAGCCAGAACCGAAAGGAATCGCTCAAGCGTTTCTTGTCGGAGAAGAATTTATTGATAATGAAAATGTTGCTTTGATCCTTGGTGACAATATCTTCTACGGCCATTTCAGGTTTGATGATATTGCGCATTCTTTCAATGGAGGTGCTGCGGTTTTTGGTTATCCGGTTCATGACCCTGAGCGCTATGGCGTTGTTGAATTTGACAAAGAGGGCAAAGTCCTCAGCATTGAGGAGAAACCCGCTCAACCGAAATCTCACTACGCTATCCCAGGGCTTTATCTGTACGACAAAAACGTAGTCAGTGTTACCAAATCGTTAAAACTTTCAGCCCGGGGAGAACTTGAGATCACTGATGTCAACAAGGCATACCAGGAAGAGGGCAAGCTGAAAGTCCAGAAGCTTGGGCGCGGTATAGCCTGGTTGGACACCGGCACTCATGAAAGCCTTCTCGAAGCCAGCCATTTCATTGGGACTCTCGAAGCTCGCCAAGGACTCAAGATTGCCTGTCTCGAGGAGATTGCTCTCCATCAAGGGTTTATCAACACACAGGAAATGGAGTCTGTGATTGCTACGACACCACCCTCAAGCTATCGTTCATATTTAGAGAGAGTCTTACGCGAATACTAA
- the rfbD gene encoding dTDP-4-dehydrorhamnose reductase, with the protein MQTDHQSQITDHRKIALIGANGMLARMIRERAPQDCNFHLFDLPDFDLNDRYQVVDVLSSLAPDVIINCAAFTNVDGAETERDLAMSVNGTAVGFLVEAALAVEATLVHISTDYVFDGQATTPYVESDAPNPQSVYGNTKLVGEQAIINSDLEKYFIVRTSWLYGPGGNNFVETILRLAAEREELRIISDQLGSPTYTADLADAVFCLLAASASPKSPTSSLYGLYHFANEGRCSWYEFACAIVEEAQKRNLALKVQKIHPIATEDYPLPAKRPANSVFEKQKYKAATGVDIPGWRYSLNAYFLQREARS; encoded by the coding sequence ATGCAGACTGATCACCAATCACAGATAACCGATCACCGTAAGATAGCTTTGATCGGTGCGAATGGCATGTTGGCAAGAATGATCCGTGAGCGTGCGCCGCAAGATTGTAATTTTCATCTGTTTGATCTGCCTGATTTTGACTTGAATGATCGATATCAAGTTGTTGATGTGTTGAGCTCTTTGGCTCCTGACGTCATTATCAATTGTGCGGCATTTACGAATGTTGATGGTGCTGAGACCGAGCGTGACTTGGCTATGTCTGTTAACGGCACGGCGGTTGGCTTCCTGGTAGAGGCTGCTCTAGCCGTTGAGGCGACCCTGGTTCACATCTCGACCGATTATGTATTTGATGGACAGGCGACGACTCCTTATGTTGAGAGTGACGCGCCTAATCCACAATCAGTGTATGGCAACACAAAGCTGGTGGGTGAACAGGCTATCATCAACAGTGACCTTGAAAAATATTTTATTGTCAGAACCAGTTGGCTTTACGGCCCGGGTGGCAACAATTTCGTCGAAACGATCCTGCGTCTGGCCGCAGAGAGAGAAGAGCTTCGGATTATTTCTGACCAGCTTGGTTCGCCGACTTATACAGCTGATTTAGCCGATGCAGTTTTCTGCTTGCTTGCAGCCTCTGCCAGCCCCAAATCTCCAACATCCAGTCTCTATGGTCTCTACCATTTTGCAAATGAAGGGCGCTGCAGTTGGTATGAATTTGCTTGTGCAATCGTCGAGGAAGCACAAAAACGTAATTTGGCCCTTAAGGTGCAAAAGATTCATCCTATAGCGACCGAAGACTATCCTTTGCCAGCGAAACGACCGGCTAATTCGGTTTTTGAGAAACAGAAATATAAAGCAGCGACCGGAGTAGATATCCCTGGTTGGCGATATAGCTTGAACGCTTATTTTTTGCAACGTGAAGCCAGATCCTAA
- a CDS encoding four helix bundle protein — protein MKSHRDLDVWKKSIGLVSEIYVLTKKFPPDELYGLTSQMRRAAVSVPSNIAEGAARRSSKEFSRFLSISLGSLAEMETQLLIAENLNYLPPDISVSLEIEQIRKMLHGLSSSVNGKKRKYAD, from the coding sequence ATGAAAAGCCACAGAGACCTTGATGTTTGGAAGAAAAGTATTGGGCTGGTTAGTGAAATTTATGTGCTTACAAAGAAGTTCCCACCTGATGAGTTGTACGGTTTAACAAGTCAAATGCGTCGAGCGGCCGTTTCCGTCCCGTCCAACATAGCCGAAGGTGCTGCACGTCGCTCCTCAAAGGAGTTTTCCCGGTTCTTGTCCATATCTCTTGGTTCTTTGGCAGAAATGGAAACTCAATTATTGATTGCTGAAAATCTTAATTACCTGCCACCTGATATTTCGGTCAGTCTAGAAATTGAACAAATAAGGAAAATGTTACATGGTCTATCAAGTTCTGTGAATGGTAAGAAGAGGAAATATGCAGACTGA
- the rfbB gene encoding dTDP-glucose 4,6-dehydratase: protein MKNILITGGCGFIGSNFVQLILKSLNDCRIINIDNLTYAGNLSNLAGFDDDPRYSFVRGDICDRELLDKLFTEEHIDTVVHFAAESHVDRSIEGPAEFIQTNIVGTFALLETAKKHWLSSPQSPVPNPRFLHVSTDEVYGSLGDTGLFKETTPYDPRSPYSASKASSDHLVSAYHHTYGLPVLITNCSNNYGPYQFPEKLIPLIINNALNGKALPVYGDGKNVRDWLYVVDHCTAILKVLEQGRVGETYNIGGNSEKQNIEVVQTICDVLDEQVGLLPDGQVRRSLVKFVKDRAGHDRRYAIDATKIKQELGWEPSVTFEDGIRTTIAWYLSNDAWMAGVLDGSYQDYYAGMYENR, encoded by the coding sequence TTGAAAAACATTCTAATTACTGGCGGCTGCGGTTTCATAGGCTCCAATTTCGTTCAATTGATCCTGAAAAGCCTTAATGATTGCCGTATCATCAATATAGACAACCTGACCTACGCCGGTAATCTGTCTAATCTGGCCGGTTTCGATGATGACCCACGCTATAGTTTCGTGCGTGGGGATATCTGCGATCGTGAACTGCTTGATAAATTGTTTACAGAAGAACACATTGATACCGTCGTTCACTTTGCTGCCGAGTCCCACGTTGATCGCAGTATTGAGGGTCCTGCAGAATTCATTCAAACTAACATCGTCGGGACCTTTGCGCTTCTGGAAACAGCGAAGAAGCATTGGCTCTCCAGTCCCCAGTCTCCAGTCCCCAACCCCCGTTTCCTCCACGTTTCTACTGATGAAGTCTACGGTTCTCTGGGTGATACAGGTTTATTCAAAGAAACGACCCCCTATGATCCACGTTCTCCCTATTCTGCAAGCAAGGCCTCATCTGACCATCTGGTCAGTGCCTATCACCATACATATGGCCTGCCAGTGCTTATCACCAACTGTTCCAACAATTACGGGCCTTACCAATTTCCAGAAAAGCTCATTCCTTTGATCATTAATAACGCACTGAACGGCAAAGCTTTACCTGTCTATGGTGACGGTAAAAATGTTCGTGATTGGCTCTATGTCGTTGATCATTGTACTGCCATCCTCAAGGTTCTTGAACAGGGTCGGGTCGGTGAGACATATAATATTGGTGGTAACAGCGAAAAACAAAATATAGAGGTCGTGCAGACAATCTGCGATGTTCTTGATGAGCAGGTCGGTTTGTTGCCGGATGGCCAGGTGCGCAGAAGCCTGGTCAAGTTTGTTAAGGATCGTGCCGGCCATGACCGTCGTTATGCCATCGATGCGACCAAGATCAAGCAAGAGCTTGGCTGGGAACCTTCTGTGACCTTCGAAGACGGCATTCGCACGACCATCGCGTGGTATCTTAGTAACGATGCGTGGATGGCAGGGGTTCTGGACGGATCCTATCAGGATTATTATGCTGGGATGTATGAAAACAGGTGA
- a CDS encoding nucleoside-diphosphate sugar epimerase/dehydratase, which translates to MSKWFIEKRLPVILFFQLVIVAGSFFSAFQLRFDFNIPPEAYQRFYHLLPAVIVIKLVVLWKFDAFRGWWRYVSMPDLVKIFQANVLASLVLLLYAFITYRATNIPRTVVLLDWLICFTFSGGIRFLVRAFRENYFRPQTRDHVSGKRILIVGAGSAGQSIAREVRSNPRLNMSLVGFVDDDPLKKGQNFQGIRVLGRQENLAEICHARSVDQVIIAIPSATGAQLRSIVKSCEECLTTFKTLPGVEAMIDGTASVNNIRDVELEDLLGRDPVRLETARIASYLKGQRVLVTGAAGSIGSELCRQIIKFSPAKLILFENSETPLFHIDNELRQLETEVAIFPIVGDVRNRSRVNAIFDEFMPDVVFHAAAYKHVPLMEVNPAEAVNNNVRGTKRVADAAHAFGVKHFVMVSTDKAVNPTNVMGATKRAAEMYVQSLSQRSKTHFVTVRFGNVLGSNGSVIPTFKEQIAKGGPVTVTHRDVTRYFMTIPEAGQLVLQAGSMGVGGEIFLLNMGAPVKILSLAEELIRLSGLKPYEDIEIVFSGLRPGEKLYEELLLAGEGVVGTSHEKICVARAEVQESVVPLEQLEHLFVAAKAIELKKVVLLLQQIVPEFKPTVQDYRKFDPINGSSIGKVVPLVRQSDKG; encoded by the coding sequence ATGTCTAAGTGGTTTATTGAAAAACGTCTTCCGGTCATCCTGTTCTTCCAGCTTGTGATTGTCGCTGGCTCCTTCTTCTCTGCCTTTCAACTCCGTTTCGATTTTAATATTCCTCCAGAAGCCTACCAGAGGTTTTATCACCTGCTTCCTGCTGTGATTGTTATCAAGCTGGTTGTGCTCTGGAAGTTTGATGCCTTCCGTGGATGGTGGCGTTATGTTTCTATGCCGGACCTGGTCAAGATCTTTCAGGCCAATGTCCTCGCTTCGCTAGTCTTACTTCTTTACGCATTCATCACTTACAGAGCGACGAATATCCCCAGGACTGTGGTCCTGCTTGACTGGCTCATCTGCTTTACTTTCTCTGGCGGTATCCGTTTTCTGGTGCGTGCTTTTCGGGAAAACTATTTTAGGCCACAAACCCGCGATCATGTTTCTGGTAAACGGATTCTTATCGTGGGTGCCGGTAGCGCGGGACAGTCGATAGCCAGGGAAGTCCGATCGAATCCCCGCCTCAATATGAGCCTCGTCGGTTTTGTGGATGATGATCCCCTGAAAAAAGGACAGAATTTCCAAGGGATTAGAGTTCTTGGCCGACAGGAGAATCTCGCTGAAATCTGCCATGCGAGAAGTGTTGATCAGGTGATTATTGCGATTCCATCTGCAACCGGTGCACAGCTTCGTTCTATTGTCAAAAGCTGTGAAGAGTGTCTTACGACTTTCAAGACGCTGCCGGGAGTTGAAGCCATGATAGATGGGACGGCTTCGGTTAATAACATTCGTGACGTTGAACTTGAGGACCTACTTGGCCGTGATCCTGTGCGCCTTGAAACCGCTCGTATCGCGAGCTACCTGAAAGGTCAAAGGGTTCTAGTGACAGGAGCCGCAGGGAGCATCGGTAGTGAACTTTGTCGTCAGATCATCAAGTTTTCACCCGCCAAATTGATTCTATTTGAAAATTCTGAAACACCTCTCTTTCACATTGATAATGAATTGCGACAATTAGAGACGGAAGTTGCAATATTCCCAATTGTTGGAGATGTTCGCAACCGGTCCCGGGTGAACGCAATTTTTGACGAGTTTATGCCAGACGTGGTCTTTCATGCTGCAGCGTACAAACATGTCCCCTTGATGGAAGTTAATCCGGCTGAGGCTGTAAATAATAATGTCCGTGGTACCAAACGCGTAGCTGATGCCGCACATGCTTTCGGTGTGAAACATTTTGTGATGGTTTCGACCGATAAGGCTGTGAATCCAACGAATGTCATGGGAGCTACAAAACGTGCCGCTGAAATGTACGTACAGTCATTGTCCCAGCGGAGCAAAACTCATTTTGTAACAGTACGATTTGGCAATGTCCTGGGCAGCAATGGCAGTGTGATCCCTACCTTCAAGGAGCAAATCGCCAAGGGTGGTCCTGTCACTGTGACACATCGTGATGTGACCCGCTATTTCATGACCATTCCGGAAGCTGGTCAACTTGTGCTTCAGGCTGGGAGTATGGGGGTAGGCGGTGAGATCTTCTTGCTCAATATGGGGGCGCCTGTCAAAATCCTCAGTTTGGCGGAAGAATTGATCCGTCTTTCCGGGCTGAAACCTTATGAAGACATCGAAATTGTTTTTAGCGGTTTACGTCCTGGCGAGAAGTTGTATGAGGAACTTCTTTTAGCAGGTGAAGGGGTCGTCGGGACAAGTCATGAAAAGATTTGTGTGGCTAGGGCAGAGGTACAAGAGAGTGTTGTTCCGCTCGAACAGTTGGAGCATTTATTTGTTGCTGCAAAGGCCATAGAGCTAAAGAAAGTGGTTTTACTCCTGCAGCAGATAGTTCCTGAATTTAAGCCAACTGTTCAAGATTACCGCAAGTTTGATCCGATAAATGGTTCTTCAATAGGAAAAGTTGTTCCATTGGTTCGACAATCTGATAAAGGTTAG
- a CDS encoding DegT/DnrJ/EryC1/StrS aminotransferase family protein, giving the protein MLKIPFPPWPSFTQEEAEAIQKVLLSNKVNYWTGHEGRAFEEEFAAYSSVQHAIALANGSVALELALRALGIGPGDEVITPCRTFIASASSIVMCGATPVFADVDPDSQNLTAETIRPLITDKTRAIIAVHLAGWPCDMDSIMALANEHDLKVVEDCAQCHGARYKGRPVGSLGHVAAFSFCQDKIMTTGGEGGMLVTEDLELWEKAWAFKDHGKSYDAVYKREHPPGFRWLHESFGSNLRLTEMQSAIGRIQLRHLTDWVAVRRSNATILNEALKRQPALRTAQPPEGVFHSYYKYYVFVRPDQLKKGWSRDRIMSAIIAEGVPCFSGSCSEVYLEKAFRDVGLGPRRPLPIARELGETSLMFMVHPTLLEENLRVMLHAIEKVMLIATRTRKPCY; this is encoded by the coding sequence ATGCTGAAGATTCCCTTTCCCCCATGGCCATCCTTCACCCAAGAGGAAGCCGAAGCTATCCAGAAGGTCCTGCTCTCCAACAAGGTCAATTACTGGACCGGTCATGAAGGGCGTGCGTTCGAGGAGGAATTTGCTGCGTATTCCAGTGTCCAACATGCCATAGCCTTAGCCAACGGCTCAGTTGCCTTGGAGTTGGCCTTGAGGGCTCTCGGCATTGGTCCTGGCGACGAGGTGATCACTCCCTGTCGCACCTTCATTGCTTCAGCCTCAAGCATTGTCATGTGCGGAGCGACCCCGGTGTTTGCTGATGTGGATCCTGATAGCCAGAACCTTACTGCTGAAACAATTCGACCGTTGATCACCGATAAGACTCGCGCCATTATCGCCGTGCATCTTGCAGGCTGGCCCTGTGACATGGACTCAATCATGGCGCTGGCCAATGAACATGATCTCAAGGTTGTCGAAGACTGCGCCCAGTGCCACGGAGCGCGTTACAAGGGACGTCCCGTAGGCTCTCTTGGTCATGTGGCCGCCTTTTCTTTCTGCCAGGATAAGATTATGACCACTGGTGGGGAGGGAGGGATGCTGGTTACTGAAGACTTGGAGCTCTGGGAGAAAGCTTGGGCTTTTAAGGACCATGGCAAGAGTTACGATGCTGTGTATAAGCGAGAGCATCCTCCCGGTTTTCGCTGGTTGCACGAATCTTTCGGTTCCAACCTGCGGCTTACTGAGATGCAGAGCGCAATCGGCCGCATCCAATTGCGGCATTTAACTGATTGGGTCGCCGTTCGCAGAAGCAATGCCACAATTCTCAATGAAGCACTCAAAAGGCAACCCGCTTTGCGCACGGCTCAACCTCCGGAAGGGGTTTTCCATAGCTACTATAAGTACTACGTTTTTGTTCGCCCTGATCAGCTGAAGAAAGGGTGGAGTCGTGATCGTATTATGAGCGCAATCATAGCTGAAGGAGTCCCCTGTTTCTCCGGAAGTTGCAGCGAAGTTTACCTTGAGAAGGCTTTCCGTGACGTAGGGCTCGGGCCACGGCGACCATTACCCATAGCCCGTGAATTAGGCGAGACCAGTCTGATGTTTATGGTTCATCCCACCCTGCTCGAGGAAAACTTGCGCGTTATGTTACACGCTATAGAGAAGGTCATGTTAATAGCTACTAGAACAAGAAAGCCTTGCTATTAG
- a CDS encoding acetyltransferase: MRCEEKEKIFVFGASGHAKVVIDIIEKQGDYEIAFLVDDDPSLKGQEFFGYLIIGGKDDLLSQADAASNAIVAIGNNQARGDVAAWLERQGFSLTSAIHPSAKIGRNVSIGQGSVVMANVTINSATSFGKNTIINTCASVDHDCTLGDDIHIAPGATICGTVTIGNGSFVAAGATVIPNLTIGEDVTVGAGAVVIWDVPDCMTVVGNPAREKA; this comes from the coding sequence GTGAGGTGTGAAGAGAAAGAAAAGATTTTTGTTTTTGGTGCCAGTGGTCATGCCAAGGTCGTAATCGACATCATCGAGAAACAGGGAGACTACGAAATTGCCTTTCTGGTTGATGATGACCCTTCTCTCAAGGGGCAAGAGTTTTTTGGTTATTTGATCATCGGTGGTAAAGATGACCTGTTGTCACAGGCCGATGCAGCAAGCAATGCGATTGTTGCTATCGGCAACAACCAAGCGCGTGGGGACGTGGCTGCCTGGTTGGAAAGACAAGGTTTCAGCCTGACTTCGGCCATTCATCCCTCGGCGAAGATTGGGCGAAATGTTTCTATCGGCCAAGGTTCAGTTGTTATGGCTAACGTTACGATAAATTCGGCGACAAGCTTCGGCAAGAATACTATTATAAATACCTGTGCCAGCGTTGATCACGATTGTACTCTTGGAGATGACATTCATATAGCACCTGGAGCAACGATTTGCGGCACTGTTACCATTGGCAATGGTTCCTTTGTCGCTGCGGGGGCAACAGTTATTCCCAATTTGACTATAGGTGAAGATGTGACTGTTGGTGCCGGTGCGGTGGTGATCTGGGATGTGCCGGACTGCATGACTGTGGTAGGCAACCCGGCCAGAGAAAAGGCTTAG
- a CDS encoding sugar transferase, producing MAKRIFDILVAAVLLIGLFPVLAVLYVLVLRRLGCPAFFTQVRPGFQGHAFRMFKFRTMTDTKSADGQLLPDAERLTPFGNFLRSSSLDELPELFNVLKGEMSLVGPRPLLMEYMPLYSTEQARRHDIRPGITGWAQVNGRNAISWEEKFELDVWYVDNQSFWLDIKILYLTFIKVFKREGICQAGQVTMEKFKGSKDSEV from the coding sequence ATTGCCAAACGCATCTTCGATATTCTCGTCGCCGCAGTCCTATTGATCGGCCTGTTTCCGGTGCTGGCTGTCCTCTATGTCTTAGTGCTGCGCCGTTTGGGCTGTCCCGCTTTCTTCACCCAGGTTCGCCCAGGATTTCAGGGCCATGCTTTCCGGATGTTTAAGTTCAGGACTATGACCGATACAAAAAGTGCGGACGGACAACTTCTTCCTGACGCTGAACGCTTGACACCTTTCGGTAACTTCCTGCGTAGTTCCAGCTTGGATGAATTGCCCGAACTGTTCAATGTACTCAAAGGGGAGATGAGTCTTGTCGGACCACGTCCGCTTTTGATGGAGTATATGCCCCTCTATTCCACTGAACAGGCTAGACGCCACGATATCAGACCGGGGATCACAGGTTGGGCCCAAGTCAATGGCCGTAACGCAATCAGTTGGGAAGAAAAATTTGAACTGGATGTCTGGTATGTGGATAATCAATCCTTCTGGTTGGACATCAAGATTCTCTATCTGACGTTTATAAAAGTTTTTAAACGTGAAGGAATCTGTCAGGCTGGGCAAGTGACGATGGAAAAGTTTAAGGGAAGCAAGGACAGTGAGGTGTGA